The Spirochaetota bacterium nucleotide sequence GAGCTGGCTTCGTGCTCGGATGCCCGATCTTGCGCTTTCCACCGACATCATCGTGGGGTTCGCCGACGAAACGGATGCCGAGTTCGAAGAGACGCTCTCGCTCCTCCGCGAGATACGCTTCGAGGACGCCTATCTCTATCACTACTCGGAACGGGAGGGATCGCTCGCCGCGAACGAACATATCGAGTACGATGCTGCAGCGGCGAAAGCGCGGCTATCGCGCCTCATAGACGTGCAGCGCGCCTTCGCGGCGGAAACATTACGCCGCTCCATCGGCAAAAAAATGAAAGTCCTTGTCGACGGGGTGGCCCGTGACAAGGACAGCCTTATCGGAAGGAGCCGCGAGAACCGCATGGTCGTCGTGCCGAACACGCATCGCATCGGCGATATCATTTCAGTAACGGCGACGGAACTTCGCGGCCATACGTTCATCGCCGTGTAATAGGGATAGGACTTTTCATTTTCTACAGCTCTACCTGCCATGCCCGCCAGTATACCACCCGCCGAATTCCTGTCAAATCGGACCGCATCCCCATCCGCTGCGTTTCCGCATCGGGTCATTCTATCTCACCCGCCCCGCTTTTTCGTGCTGTTTGGATACCCAACGGGCGATTCCCGCGTTATTTTATTTTCGGCGCATACACCTCTCCCGTGCGATACTCTCATGCATCGGCAAATTCACTCACATAGATCCTTCTCCGTCATCACCGGAATCTCCGCGATTTCAAGATAGTCATTCCCGAGGAGCTCTTAAAGCAGCATCGGGAGACATAGCGCATATTCGACATCGTCTTTGGGTGCATCGCAGGCATATCGCTCCTCGTAGGCGGCATCGGCATCATGAACATCATGCTCGCATCGATACTTGAGCGTACGAAGGAGATAGGTCTCTGCCGCGCTGTGGGCGCAAAAAAGATAGAGATACGCCTGCAGTTCCTGCTCGAGGCGGTTCTCCTTACGATACTGGGCGGGCTGCTCGGCATCGTGCTTGCGTTCATCATCTCGGCGGTGATAACGCTTATCTGGCATATGCCCACGCGCGTTACGCTCTCATCATGAGTGCTGTCGTTCACGATATCCGCGCTCGTCGGCATCGTGTTCGGGTTCTTTCCCGCGAAGAAGGCGGGGGATATGAACCCCATCGATGCGCTGCGCTACGAGTGATTTTCGACGCTGACTGACCCGTGCTATTCCAGTAAAAGCGGCGAGGATGACACCTTTATCGATACGGCACCGGTTATTGCACGAGTGCCGCCGTAAAGATCCTTCGCTTTCGTAAGACCCCAGGATGGATTCAGCGGGAGCTCCGCTTCCTTCTCTGGATTCCAGACAATGCTCGCACGATACCCGTTGTCTCGCGTTACTTTCGCCGTCCACGTTCCATCCGCATCGCAGGAAAACGCGTTCATCACTGCGCCCACGAGCCATTCATTAACGCTGCGGAAGGCCTCGCTCATGAACGGTTTATCGCCGGCGACCGTATTATCCTTCTCATTGATCTCGTACCCGCCCATGAATTTGTTGTCCCATGCATAGAAGATGAATCGATCGACACCCATGCCCCACGACAGCACGAAATGGCGCGCGAGATAGTCCGCGGCGGTCCGCGGCTGAATTGCCCTGTCATAACCGAAGGCTTTTGTCGGCTGTATCGTTTCGGAATGGATGGTCCATCCGGTTTCGGTGTTCCAGAGCTCGCGGTCGGCGATGCCGTGCTTTGCCATTATTTTCTGTACACGGTGTATCTCAAGCATCTCGGACTCAGGCGTTCCGGTCTGTCCCGCCGGATAGAAATGATACCCGACGATATCGCATGCGTCCTTGCCCCCTTTCGCGAGGAATGAATCGAGATAATCCGAGGCATGGACGATGCCGGCAGAAACGACTTTCGAACCGGGGTCGACCGCCTTAAGGACACGTCTCGCCGTCCGGGTAAGCTCGACGAGGTCCTCGACCTTGCCGGAAAAAAATAACATATCATTCGGTTCGTTCCAGACCTCATAGTACCGTATCTTTCCCTTGTAGCGTTCGCTGACGGTGCGAACATAGTTCTTCCAATCCTCGATATCCTTCGGTTCGGCAACGATGCCCGGAAGGTGATGATACGCGGCTTTATCGTTCGGCCGCGCGGATGCCCATGCGGGTGTATTCCACAACATCATGAGGGGTTCAACATCATGCTCTATGGCAAGGGCGACACAGCGGTCAAGCGCGGTAAAATCCCAGCGTCCCTTCACCGGTTCAAGCTGCGACCACATGGAGAAGTAATCCAGTAATCGCCATGTCTTGAACGGCACATTCGGCCATGGCGTCGTCGTATTCGCCCTATGCAGATGATTCCCGATATAGGTCGGCGGTATCTTTACTCCCGGCGTTATGAAGTTGGTGAGGTTCGCCGCTTCCCCGCGCATCTGCCTGCATGAAATGTCATCGATGAACAATGTGCCGCTCGCTTTCATCGAAATGAACACGCCCGCATCCGTATCGTTCACCGGTGCGATATCCTCGACGACACATTCCTGCCACTCCGGGGAGATGGTGAATCGCCGTTCCATGTAGGTCGTATATGGCGCGGGTTTCTTGCGGAGCTGTACATATACCGGCAACGCGGTCTCCCCTTTCATCCAGAGTGCGATGCGGTATGTCTTGGCCCTTCCCATCACAATGCTTTCCAGGGACCGGAACACTACCGCGCCTCCTTTGAATTCCGTGCATTCGACCTTCTGCGCACATTTTCCCGAATGAGGCGTCAGCGTGTCGGCAGAATAGGCGACTTTCACCGGCGCCCATGAGGAATCGTCCATCCATCCATTGGCAATGCCGTTCTGTTGCGCGGTTTGCTCAAACCCATTGTTGCCGAGCATCTCGATATCAAAGCGGTCGGGCAAAGCTTCCTGCAGTGTGAGGACAGCCGGTGTTTCGATCATTGCTTTTTGCGAAAGCATCACACTCACATCGTCAAGCCAGAGTGCACTCTCTTCAAGCAGGTTGAACATGAGACCCGTATCCGCAGGATCGGTGTTCGGCGGCAGCGTCAGTGTGAAGATATGCTCTCTCCATACCTCGTCGAGCGGTACGGTCGTTTCGAAATAAGCGGTATACGGCGCGCCGACTTTCCTGAACTGCGCCTGCAGGGGTTTCGTTCCTGTCTTGCCGCGCACCCAGAACCTGAATTCCACCTGCATGCCCGGTGTGACCGAGAGCGCCTGCCAGAACTGGAAATGCGCCGTTTTCACCACCCTGGTCATTGATATCCGGAAGCAAAGCTTTCCGCTATGAGGGGATCCCGCATCGAAGTCCGCAGTGACTTCGTTTTTCGCCCAGTTATTTGCCGACCATGACTTGTCGGCGCTGTCCTCAAACCCGGGATTCTTCACAAGATTCTGCGAGTACACTGTCGATACGCAGACCGCTGCGATACACAACGGTATTGTCCGCTTCAACGCTGCGTGAAGAGAAACAAAAATATGGCTCTCCATGTCGTTCCCCCTGAGACATATAGTCAACTATACAGCATATCCATTCATTTTTGCAATAGCCCGCGCATCGATTTTCGGTATAAATCGAAATCCCAGGACATGGCGACATGCTCCTCGCCGCCGCCGTATTTCTGCGCGCGGAACGTATAGCGGGGCCCGGACGTGACATTCACATAGTGATTACACATCGTTTCTTCGCCAACCGACCATTCGATGAGGAGATACGTTCCCGCATGTTTCGGGATATTTCCGAGCACTTTCGCGCCGTTCGCGTCAAGGGCATAGGCGCCGCGTATGATGACCGTATCGCGTTCGATGTTCTTGATCTTCCAGGCACCGGTCACTTTCTGCATAGTGTCATTGACCGCAACGAGTTCACGCTTCGCGCCGTCCTCCCGGATCATAAGGCAGAGAGGTGCCTGAGCGCGCTTTATATACTCATACGCGATCTTCTTCTCGAAATAGTGATCCACAACGGCGTCGGAGAATTGCGGCCAGCAGTCGATCATGTTCCACCAGATGATGCCGGTCTTCCCCGCCCGCACACCCGCCTCCCGAGCCGCCGCCCCGAGCTTGTCGAGGTGGGAGTCGAGGGAAGGCTTGCGCGAGCGGAAATGCTCGATGAAATATTTCTTCGCCTCCGCCTGCGTTATCTGCGATGCGAGGATGAATTCGTCGATATCGTCAAGGTTCACCGAGCCGCCGAAAAGGTTCTGCACCTGATCGCGCATGAGATAATTCCGTTTTTCCATACAGCCTGTTTCACCGCGGCGGGCGAAATCGGCTGCGTGCACTATCCATTCGTCATTATTATAGTCTCCCCACACCTTCCCCTTCGATAAAAATCGCTCCATGCTCTTCTTCGCCGGCATGCCGTGATATCCTATCTCGCTCGCGAAGATCGCGGTATTCTTCGCATAGAAATCCGCCTTGAAATAACCTCGCGGACCCCAGAGATGCTGTTCGGGCGTGTCATCCTGCCTTTTTTTCAGATAATGCTCATCGGGTATGAACGGCGAACTTGCCAAGTACGATCGATAGGGGTCA carries:
- a CDS encoding FtsX-like permease family protein produces the protein MSLLVGGIGIMNIMLASILERTKEIGLCRAVGAKKIEIRLQFLLEAVLLTILGGLLGIVLAFIISAVITLIWHMPTRVTLSS
- a CDS encoding carbohydrate binding domain-containing protein, with product MESHIFVSLHAALKRTIPLCIAAVCVSTVYSQNLVKNPGFEDSADKSWSANNWAKNEVTADFDAGSPHSGKLCFRISMTRVVKTAHFQFWQALSVTPGMQVEFRFWVRGKTGTKPLQAQFRKVGAPYTAYFETTVPLDEVWREHIFTLTLPPNTDPADTGLMFNLLEESALWLDDVSVMLSQKAMIETPAVLTLQEALPDRFDIEMLGNNGFEQTAQQNGIANGWMDDSSWAPVKVAYSADTLTPHSGKCAQKVECTEFKGGAVVFRSLESIVMGRAKTYRIALWMKGETALPVYVQLRKKPAPYTTYMERRFTISPEWQECVVEDIAPVNDTDAGVFISMKASGTLFIDDISCRQMRGEAANLTNFITPGVKIPPTYIGNHLHRANTTTPWPNVPFKTWRLLDYFSMWSQLEPVKGRWDFTALDRCVALAIEHDVEPLMMLWNTPAWASARPNDKAAYHHLPGIVAEPKDIEDWKNYVRTVSERYKGKIRYYEVWNEPNDMLFFSGKVEDLVELTRTARRVLKAVDPGSKVVSAGIVHASDYLDSFLAKGGKDACDIVGYHFYPAGQTGTPESEMLEIHRVQKIMAKHGIADRELWNTETGWTIHSETIQPTKAFGYDRAIQPRTAADYLARHFVLSWGMGVDRFIFYAWDNKFMGGYEINEKDNTVAGDKPFMSEAFRSVNEWLVGAVMNAFSCDADGTWTAKVTRDNGYRASIVWNPEKEAELPLNPSWGLTKAKDLYGGTRAITGAVSIKVSSSPLLLE